The following nucleotide sequence is from Sulfurospirillum arsenophilum NBRC 109478.
AGTTTAAAGATGCGTATGAGCAAGCTAAAAAAGTCATTACAAATCGATGGGATTTTAAGGGTATTACGTGTGAGTTTGATCACAATGAAAAAGCTAAAACCGTTACATTGTTGACAACCAGTGATAGTAAAGCCGATGCAATGGTAGAGGCGTTAATTTCAGAAGCCATTAAGCGGGATATCTCTTCTAAAGCACTCAAAGAGACTAAACGTGAAGTGGCAGGTGGCAATAAAACGAAAGTTACTGTGAGTATTGTGGATGCCATTTCCAGTGATGATGCAAAAAAGATCGTCAAAGAGATTAAAGAGCTTAAACTCAAAGTGCAAGCTTCCATTCGTGGCGATGTCGTACGTGTTGAAGGTAAAGCGATTGATGATTTACAAGAAGCGATTAAAGCGATTCGCGGATGTGATTTTGACTTCCCTGTGAATTTTACGAATCTTAAGTAACCCATGGATCAAATCCCACCTATTATTGAGATTATTCCTAAGATAAAAGGATTTTGGTGCCGTATAGCGATGTTTA
It contains:
- a CDS encoding YajQ family cyclic di-GMP-binding protein produces the protein MAKEHSFDITAEIDKQKFKDAYEQAKKVITNRWDFKGITCEFDHNEKAKTVTLLTTSDSKADAMVEALISEAIKRDISSKALKETKREVAGGNKTKVTVSIVDAISSDDAKKIVKEIKELKLKVQASIRGDVVRVEGKAIDDLQEAIKAIRGCDFDFPVNFTNLK